The window gaaactgaattggagccaaagtcgatggagccagaagtgcgcacatgatcacttcctgtttggaacgcggtggctagcaggttagctatgtccatttatatgaacagtctgtggttatcGTCGAGATTCTTTACATACTTGACAAAGGCACCGCTTTAATGTGGGACTTCCTGTGCACCTCCTTCGCCTAATGCCTCTGACTCGTGTGCTTAAGCAAAGTGACGAAGAGGAATGTGCTCTTCATCATGTGACGCTGCTGCAGAGAACGAGCTGATCATCACAGGACAAACGGAACAGAACTGCCCTCCAGCGCcaccaacacacaaacatgtgaattaGCAACTTTTCTgttatgaaatacattttttatttaactaggGTGATGTCACTCTGGTGTAGGGAATGTTACTGTTTtgtcctgaatgttccacagtatggcattaaccttctGTATGTTCATAGACACAAGCAGGTCAAGCCACCAAaggaagttacaggtcagatctgtgaagaggtgaccctgctgtgttttctgatctcatttctaatgtcgtttcctcatgaaaactaccacttcatgacatcacaaggtggaacagatcattttgagctttggagatgtagacagactaataataaagtgttaatcaaacatgtgtgaatgaaacaaaacacaactccaggtctgtttttgaggaggaaacagtccattttgtgtcatacaggacctttaaataacagaaacttaaagccatactgtggaaaagtaGTTACAGAGcagctccaccagaaaaaagctacgtaatgcacctttaagtatgaAAAAATGTGTGGAAATGGGAGTTAAATTCAGACAGCAGAGAACTTGTGGGCCTAGATGTGCAGCTCCTTCAGTGTGGTAGTCTGTAGTCTACTGCCCCCTGGTGTCGTGTGGTGTACTGCAGCTTTAGGATCTGTCACTCTCGTAGCTTTTCTCTTCATCATCGTCGTCGTCATCATCTGGGACTCCGTTCATGGCCTCGACTCGCGCGAGCAGCAGCGGCAGGTTGATCCCGAGGCCCATCGGGTCCTCGTCCGAGTCGTCCGAGTCTTTGGGAGGATAGAAACGTTTGGCCTTGGCAACAAAGTCCTCCGCTATGTCCAAGTAGATCAGACGATcctggagaaagagagagaaagagggggaaggagagagggagagagagcaataaagggagagggagtaaaggggagaaagagaaggagggagagaggggggagagagggagagagcaacaAAGGAAGAGGGAgcaaaagggagaaagagaagggggagagagggagggagagagaaggagagagagaaggggagagagagcgacaaaGGGAGAGGTAgcaaaggggagaaagagaaggagggagagagaggggggagggagggagagaaagacaaagggaGAGGTAGCAAAGGGGAgtaagagaaggaggaagagagggagggagagagggagggagagagagagggagggaaggagtgagggagggagagagggagaaaaggggagaaagagaaggagggagagagggagagaaagagagcgacaaagggagagagatcaaaagggagaaagagaaggagggagagagagagaaagtagacaagaggaagagagggaaaaagagagggaaagggagggagaaagatggagggtgagagaaacagagagagagggaggagagaggcggAGAGAAATGGGGGAGGGCAAGAGACAGTAATGCTTCACATTTGAACAAAACTCTTATTGTGGCTTAATTTCATGGGCCATTTTCACTTGGACCACAAACATAACAATCATAACTGAGTAagtacaaactaaacaaaatgaagACCATTCACCCTCTGACCAGCAGGTCACCGGTTCAGTCACTGTCCCAGTACTGTACCTGTTGTGTTGCCATTGGGCCAGTGGTTCTGTCTGTATAAATGTGCTGTGTGGTGCTGAGAGGTGAGACACGTGTGAACGGAGCCGTGTCCCTGCACTCACTCCAAggttcaaaggtcagaggtcacaagTGAACGATATGGGAAACAGACAGTAAACCCAGTCCCGCTGTGCCGCAAGTCTCaaaatattcatgggttttcaCTTTCTGTTATATGCAACTTTATGTGGACTTTTGTTTTAAACGGTTAAGAGCTACAGAGCTAACCCTGCCCACTCCGACGCCCGCCGTGCTTCCACAAGcaaatgtttgtccactgatctgaaggctggtAGTTCGAAtctcactctcgacataaacatcactggtagaaccactcacacattcattcaccacTGAGACGTTAGGGGTGAGGtaggttaagtgccttgcccgaggacacaaacagcattcacctgtgggagctggaattgcaccgcgaacctgtcagtggatctgacccctcaaccaatgatgtttatgttgtactgcgaaccttcagatcagtggacaaaccaaagatctattaaaataactggaggGTCCTGCTGCTCAGAGCTGTCTCcagttggactagtggccactcattggtactacaatgaaaaaaatctctcctgcccagaaaggatttttctcatagaggaaaatgtaattacaaactgACAGGGTCTGACAGGGGCTGATGGGGACTCACGGGGCACCGCCAACTTTCACAAAAGTCGAattttgtggtgattttgacctatttttatatcatttttttttctcagcaaaaatccatctgttgtcttaaaaaaatcatttaatcGTTGGCTTCAGCTACGCTCTATGTCCACTCTAGCTAAGCTgaagctctgattggttagatcAGAGCCAAACGAGCCCAACTGTCATGaatgagccacaggtttagaacatggttcagaGGTGCTCTGGAAGCCCAATCATGAGCATTTATAGTAATGTATTCATTATTCCCTAGCATCCTTCACAGCCACTCCGCTCGCTCTCATCTCTCAAAGTCTCATTGGGGGTAGTTCAATTGCACATGGTCCATGGGCAGGACCGGACGTACTGAgtcgctaaaggctaaacttaAGACATGCGCCATTGAGCACGGCCCAATGACTTCAATgggcagccatgtttagaccccGGGGTCTCAAGTTTCACCAGTTTCCTGCTCTGATAAATCCACGTGTGTCTCACCAGGATAAAGAGGTATCTCTCTGGAGGAGGGTTTTTGCTGCTGTTGAAGATGGACGTCTCGGTGTGGAGCAGGTTGAGCATGGCCCGGGCAGCTGCGGCATCCCTCATCCGGTCCTGTGACGCTCCGGCAGAGACGTTCAGGAGAGAATCAGCCTCTGCCATGAAGCCtgcggacaggagcagaggtaaTGCAGACGACATCACAGTAATCAGGATTTTCAGAATGAGGCGACATTATGTGAGAGCCAATGT of the Periophthalmus magnuspinnatus isolate fPerMag1 chromosome 8, fPerMag1.2.pri, whole genome shotgun sequence genome contains:
- the mreg gene encoding melanoregulin — encoded protein: MGSAFGRFCMQFFCCCCVTDEEDDDEKEPLLPPDPLEFFNREVQKRKDEETNLWSTPGDPSHSERDDDRTLYTLIQARNKTRMGSTGYRRLSVDIEAMRDTRREVRDKWKTILENLGFMAEADSLLNVSAGASQDRMRDAAAARAMLNLLHTETSIFNSSKNPPPERYLFILDRLIYLDIAEDFVAKAKRFYPPKDSDDSDEDPMGLGINLPLLLARVEAMNGVPDDDDDDDEEKSYESDRS